The Pristis pectinata isolate sPriPec2 chromosome 16, sPriPec2.1.pri, whole genome shotgun sequence region AGCTTTCTAATTTAGGAGAGTGTCGTCTGAGATGTGTGAACAGCTAgcttttgagagaaaaaaaaacacttagcttTTTTTGCCAATTTTTCTGAAAGGCTTCTATATTTTAATGGTCGGATTTCAGGGACAGATAACTGGCAGATCCCTAATTTCATGCAATATCCATGATTACAGGAGACAGTTTGGGTCAACTATGCCTGTGCTGCTCTCAATATCTTCAGTAATACAGTTGAGCTTGTGCCCTGCCCAAATGTTTCACCTATTGTCCTTTTCCACAACCAACCCAGCCTATAACTTGTTGCAATACAGTCTTGGCAATTTGGATTTTGGACCAAAGGGAACAATGACAAGCAACGACATGTTTCTCCAACTAATCACATTGAAGACTCCTTACTGATGAATGCAGAGTCTAAACCGGGTATTGAAAGTATTTAATTCAATCGGAAACCTTGCATAGACTGAATTACAAGATAGAAAGATAGGATTAAAGAAGAGgttaaaaaagataaagaaaaggaAAGTCCCCAACTATAATCGAAGTCTGAAAGAATGAGAATCCATCTTTATCAAAGTTAATTTTTAGAGCCAGCAAAGCTTGAGTAGCCGCAACTAATTCATCACGTCATCTGGGGCTTTTACTGGGTTATTATTGCTACTTCATGAACTTCATGTTACAAGAGACAAGAGAAATACCACCGTGGCACAGTTTCTATGTTTCACTGCACTGTTTCTAATAAATGTTGAAACTAGTGTAGCAGTACTTGGCTGAGAGACACAGCACCGCATTGTTTTTAATCCCACACTCCCGAGGAAAAGTCAAGATTTGTCCATTGACAGTCTTTGTAATTGTTCTAACATTGTGACTACGGAAAAGTAGCTTTTTGCaagttttatttctttataatCATAGTTTTTGAAGATATATTCTTTTCATCATTCATCGCACTTTTATACCAAcccattctttctctctccatgatgCTGTGTGTGCCTGATTTGATATGCAAAGACTATTCTAACTGACACTTTCTAATTCAAACTCTCGCTATGGTTAATAACGATTCAACCAGTCAAGGGCTATAAAATGGATCGCCCTGTTCACACAAGTGCCAGATACTCTGCAAAAAGTAATGCCTGTCCAATTTCTTGCAGCTTGGTGCAAAATCCCATAGAATGTATCTGGATCCCTGGAAGTATTTAAGTGCAGAATGCAAAACCtggtctttaaaaaaataaaatcaaacaatgagatggattattttGAATTGATCCGTGAACCACAGATTTAAACAGCTTTAGACGACTGTTTCGTTACGAGCTGGTATTTTACTGATAAGTAATTTCCCTTGCGGAACTGAAGAACGATTTCTTCTGATGAAAAAGCCACGCACTTTTACCCTGAAGGTTCTCATTTTAGCCACCATGCCGTCCCTGGCTACGAAATAAATGAATGGATCAATGCAGCTGTTTAAACTAGTCAGCCCCCTGGTAATCTGGTAGAACAAGTAAACCGATCTGGTATTGCGAGTACAGAGACCTTTCCATTGAACATGTCTGGACATTAAATTGAGATATCGTAAAACATGATAAGGTGCAAAACAAACCGAAAATAAAAGCATAATAATGATCGCAAGGTTCCGGGATCGTTCCTTCGGACCTGTGTCGAGGCTGTGTTTTTTGCTGAGGACCACAGCGATTCGACAGTAACACCCTATGATGAGGAGGAAAGGGATCAAAAATCCAGTCACAGAAACGGCCCGAACATACAATAGGTAAGAGGTTAATTCTTCACTCCTTGTAGTATCGTAGCACTTTGAGCTATCGGCGTTAGTTTTGGTGAAATATAAATCCGCCCCGGTTTGAATCAGGACCAGCGCCCAGACCAGAAGACTGATCAGTGCTGAGTGACGCGTCTTCCACCTGCCCAACACCTTCATGGGATGCACGATGCCAAGGTAACGCTGGACGCTGATGCAAGTGAGGAACCCGATGCTGCCGTACAAGTTCAGATGGAAAGCGAGCCTGCTTATTCGGCAAACGCCTTTCCCAAAAATCCAGCGACCGTGGCCGGCATAATAGACCACAAAGAACGGCAGGGTGATGACATACAGCAGGTCAGCCAGAGCCAGGTTAAAAACGAACAGATTCCCGCTGACCCATTTCCTCCGCCTCAAACACAAACAGGCCAGCACCAAGGAATTCGTGGAGAAACCCACCAGGAACACAACAGCGTATGTAATTGAGAGGAACTTGTACTGAAAGATCTTATTGACTTCACATTCGGCAGTTTGGTTCAGTTGTATGGAGGCAGGTACCAACGAAACTGCGCTCAGAGAGCTCATCTCCGTCATGAGGACTGAAACACCAGGTGGCTCGACTTGGCCCGAAGCAACCGCCACATTAAAACTTCCAAATCAGTTGTCCCGTGAACCAGAAACAAACGTCTAAATCCGAAATCCCCGCAATTACAGGGGTTAAACGCTATTCACTGGATAGGTCAATATGCCAGGGCTCAGAATGTAGGAGTGGGCGGAGAAGTCATACTACTCACTAAGGATTAAAGCCACACCCCAATTGCTAAAACTTGCAAGATCTTGTTACAGAAACATGAACATGCAATCTGTAAATGATACTTAATCCTTCCTAATTACAAATGCCACTGTGCACGTAAACAACGCGCCGAATCTGGGGCCTCCCGGGGAATCGGCACCCACGGGCTCCTCACAGCCGAGATGTGGAGAACCTACCTTGCAGGGCATTTAACGGCACACCGAAGAACGGGCTCGAAGATCTTAAGAGCCGGGAAAGCCCAAGCTGTGACATCCAGATACATTTGCAAACTATTAAAAAgtcaaatgtatttaaaatatccatttaaataaaattaaattattatccataaataatgaaacattttacataaataatgataaGAAAACTTGCCTTTTTCTTTCCCTTATGTCCAATTCCCCTAtatctccattgaaatcaatgtagTGTTTGATCCTGATGCAAGATTTGAGAACTGATTCACTGGTGTAGAGGCTGAGGAATCTCAGCATGAGGAAGCTCCATTGCCACTCTCCCAACTTTGGCACTTCCAAATTTGACAACCTAACTGCCGGAGTCCAGACTTCCTTTAATGGCCAAATATGGAACCACCAATAATTCCGATTGGAACTGCCGG contains the following coding sequences:
- the LOC127578873 gene encoding P2Y purinoceptor 1-like — encoded protein: MTEMSSLSAVSLVPASIQLNQTAECEVNKIFQYKFLSITYAVVFLVGFSTNSLVLACLCLRRRKWVSGNLFVFNLALADLLYVITLPFFVVYYAGHGRWIFGKGVCRISRLAFHLNLYGSIGFLTCISVQRYLGIVHPMKVLGRWKTRHSALISLLVWALVLIQTGADLYFTKTNADSSKCYDTTRSEELTSYLLYVRAVSVTGFLIPFLLIIGCYCRIAVVLSKKHSLDTGPKERSRNLAIIIMLLFSVCFAPYHVLRYLNLMSRHVQWKGLCTRNTRSVYLFYQITRGLTSLNSCIDPFIYFVARDGMVAKMRTFRVKVRGFFIRRNRSSVPQGKLLISKIPARNETVV